One window of the Hemitrygon akajei chromosome 5, sHemAka1.3, whole genome shotgun sequence genome contains the following:
- the LOC140727481 gene encoding lysozyme C-1-like, translating into MFSRVGRNSGKRNRVNISGPGLFVLSLLLVLVNAKIYQRCELARTLKRFGLDGYYNCSLANWVCMAFYESRYNTTAVNPNKRHGAVVSTDYGIFQINSKWWCNDGKTQGAKNICRIPCAKLLNDDLSDDSRCAKLIVKDNKGMKAWVAWKKYCRGKDVSKFVRGCHL; encoded by the exons ATGTTCAGCAGGGTAGGCCGCAActctggaaagagaaacagagtcaatatttcaggcccagGACTCTTTGTTCTCAGTCTCCTGCTCGTGCTTGTAAATGCCAAAATCTATCAACGATGTGAGCTGGCAAGAACCTTAAAGAGGTTTGGTCTGGATGGGTATTACAACTGTAGCCTGGCTAACT GGGTATGCATGGCTTTCTATGAAAGCAGATACAACACAACAGCAGTTAATCCAAACAAGCGGCATGGAGCAGTTGTGTCAACGGACTACGGCATTTTTCAAATCAACAGCAAATGGTGGTGTAATGATGGGAaaactcaaggtgctaaaaacaTCTGCCGGATTCCATGTGCTA AACTCTTGAACGATGACCTGAGTGATGACAGCCGGTGTGCAAAGCTTATTGTGAAAGACAACAAAGGAATGAAAGCCTG GGTTGCCTGGAAGAAATATTGCAGGGGAAAAGACGTCAGCAAATTTGTGCGTGGGTGCCACCTCTAA